A genomic segment from Pseudomonadota bacterium encodes:
- a CDS encoding DHA2 family efflux MFS transporter permease subunit: MSQNRSKQSPPVEGEEEVLPAKRRLLVALAIIPAGAMQGTDTFAVSVALPTMMGAMSATITEISWVLTSYLVAGAIFTPLYAWMCREFGRRFMFIIVVCGFMGCAIMVSQSTSLYEVIFYRFCQGFFGSGLNPLTYQVVLATFPKNQQGPAFGWLQTGRMSAVVIGPIIGGVLTEMFGWRTVFLMNVPLGIIALTLLLTVVPKDKQLDPKPFDFFGFVVLSIGIACLQLMLDQGEKNGWFSSTVITGYAIVACSAFYIFLIHAITARQPYLNLTPLKNREFVLGITIDFFVNILFFGYMALLPAVMQRIMEFPVLMIGLVMVNRGVGTMLSSLCAGYLLMRVSPRPLIFFGSLIVCLSTWMLAGLPPDSEQWRLAVAVFLQGFGMGFINTPCETAAFKTVPPSLRPDATSLFTTNRRIAAGVGIAFIVTQLVASTQDARSNLTQNASYYNEVLKHYALPEKWSMESLEGIASFEQIINRQAEFIGYLHDFHILTICTICILPLALLMRVGSQDK; encoded by the coding sequence ATGAGTCAAAATCGTAGTAAACAATCCCCGCCCGTTGAAGGCGAAGAAGAGGTTCTGCCGGCTAAACGGCGGCTGCTTGTTGCGCTCGCCATAATACCTGCAGGAGCCATGCAAGGCACCGATACGTTTGCTGTTTCTGTCGCGCTTCCAACAATGATGGGGGCAATGTCAGCTACTATAACTGAGATTTCCTGGGTGCTGACGTCTTACTTAGTAGCTGGAGCAATTTTTACGCCTTTATATGCATGGATGTGTCGAGAGTTCGGCCGACGATTTATGTTCATAATTGTCGTCTGTGGTTTCATGGGCTGCGCGATAATGGTCTCTCAATCAACAAGCCTTTATGAGGTCATTTTTTATCGCTTCTGCCAAGGTTTCTTCGGGTCAGGTTTGAATCCGCTTACTTATCAAGTGGTCCTGGCCACATTTCCTAAGAATCAGCAAGGTCCGGCTTTCGGGTGGCTTCAGACAGGAAGAATGAGCGCGGTTGTAATTGGCCCTATAATAGGGGGCGTATTAACTGAAATGTTCGGTTGGCGAACTGTGTTTCTTATGAATGTTCCACTCGGAATAATAGCTTTAACGCTTCTTTTAACAGTAGTCCCTAAAGATAAACAATTAGACCCCAAACCATTCGATTTCTTTGGCTTTGTTGTCCTCAGCATTGGGATAGCTTGCTTGCAATTAATGCTTGACCAGGGGGAAAAAAACGGTTGGTTCTCCTCTACAGTTATTACTGGTTACGCAATTGTAGCTTGTAGTGCGTTTTATATTTTTCTCATACACGCAATAACAGCCCGCCAACCTTACCTCAATCTAACGCCTCTTAAAAACCGCGAGTTTGTGCTTGGAATTACCATCGATTTTTTTGTGAACATTCTTTTTTTTGGGTACATGGCTCTTTTACCTGCAGTAATGCAGCGAATAATGGAATTCCCTGTCCTGATGATAGGACTAGTTATGGTGAATCGCGGTGTAGGCACCATGTTGAGCTCGCTATGTGCCGGATATTTACTGATGCGGGTTAGCCCAAGGCCACTAATTTTTTTCGGTAGCTTGATAGTCTGTCTGTCAACTTGGATGTTAGCGGGCCTACCTCCTGACTCAGAGCAGTGGAGGCTGGCAGTTGCAGTCTTCTTGCAGGGATTTGGTATGGGCTTTATAAATACACCTTGCGAAACAGCGGCATTCAAGACGGTGCCACCCTCGCTTCGTCCTGATGCTACAAGTCTATTTACAACAAATCGAAGAATCGCTGCTGGAGTGGGCATAGCCTTCATTGTGACTCAGCTTGTTGCAAGTACTCAAGATGCACGGTCAAATTTGACGCAAAATGCAAGCTATTATAATGAAGTATTGAAACACTACGCTCTTCCAGAAAAATGGAGTATGGAAAGCCTAGAGGGGATTGCTAGTTTTGAGCAAATTATAAATAGGCAAGCCGAATTTATTGGATACCTACACGATTTTCATATACTGACAATTTGCACAATTTGTATTTTACCTCTGGCACTTCTTATGCGCGTTGGATCGCAGGATAAATAG
- a CDS encoding mannose-1-phosphate guanylyltransferase/mannose-6-phosphate isomerase, whose protein sequence is MTTLFPVILSGGSGTRLWPLSRSLHPKQFLPLAGRMTMLQQAVQRLGRINGSTQPLVIGNNDHRFIMAEQLREIGVTPSALLLEPVGRNTAPAAALAALFATKHNAEAVTLLIPSDLFIADEPAFYSGLEHAAEIAKAGRLVTFGINPDRPETGFGYIRKGSPLCITNHAFEVQSYVEKPDEKTATDYVQSGAYLWNSGMFVFRADIMLQEIEKFQPKMFNLCKEAFSNLSVDMDFLRLDENIFSRIEPDSIDFAVMEKTKLAAVVPLDCGWSDLGSWFSLWQQSASDSDDNVICGDVVAKSVNGSYLHSENGPLIAAMGLSDMVVVATRDAVLVAPKDQASEVRSLVDHLRRDGRNEVTMPSQVYRPWGSYQDIDAGPRFRVKRIIVRPGGQLSLQRHKFRAEHWVVVRGEAEVTRGNNSMTLGPDQSVYIPIGEVHRLENKSDQALHLIEVQTGEYVGEDDIERLEDIYGRS, encoded by the coding sequence ATGACAACATTATTCCCAGTTATATTATCTGGCGGGTCAGGCACAAGACTTTGGCCTTTATCCAGATCGTTACATCCAAAACAGTTTCTTCCGTTGGCAGGCAGAATGACCATGCTGCAGCAAGCGGTGCAGCGTCTGGGCAGAATTAACGGTTCCACGCAGCCCCTTGTTATAGGAAATAATGACCATCGGTTTATAATGGCAGAGCAACTGCGCGAGATTGGTGTGACACCATCGGCTTTATTACTAGAGCCGGTTGGCCGAAATACTGCGCCGGCTGCCGCTTTAGCCGCGCTCTTTGCCACTAAGCATAACGCAGAAGCAGTGACTCTATTAATACCCTCAGATTTATTTATTGCGGACGAACCAGCTTTTTATTCTGGCCTAGAGCATGCAGCTGAGATAGCCAAAGCGGGTAGGCTAGTGACTTTCGGTATTAATCCTGATCGTCCCGAAACTGGATTTGGTTATATCCGCAAGGGTAGTCCGCTCTGCATTACAAACCATGCTTTCGAAGTGCAATCTTACGTTGAAAAACCCGACGAAAAGACTGCAACTGATTATGTGCAATCAGGAGCATATCTCTGGAATAGCGGCATGTTTGTATTCCGTGCCGATATCATGCTGCAAGAAATCGAAAAATTCCAACCCAAAATGTTTAACCTTTGCAAAGAAGCATTTTCAAATCTATCTGTTGATATGGATTTCTTAAGGCTTGACGAAAATATTTTCAGCAGAATTGAGCCAGATTCAATCGATTTCGCAGTAATGGAAAAAACAAAACTCGCCGCTGTCGTGCCCCTAGATTGCGGTTGGTCTGATCTTGGATCATGGTTTTCTCTTTGGCAACAGAGTGCTTCTGATTCCGATGACAATGTTATTTGCGGTGATGTTGTAGCTAAATCGGTGAACGGATCTTACCTCCATAGTGAGAATGGGCCGTTAATCGCTGCGATGGGCTTATCAGATATGGTGGTTGTGGCGACTCGCGATGCGGTACTCGTGGCGCCAAAAGATCAAGCCTCTGAGGTCCGTAGCCTCGTAGATCATCTAAGAAGAGATGGCCGGAATGAAGTAACTATGCCTAGCCAAGTTTACAGGCCATGGGGTAGTTACCAGGATATTGATGCAGGTCCGAGGTTCAGAGTAAAGCGGATTATTGTGCGCCCTGGGGGGCAGCTCTCCCTGCAACGTCATAAGTTTCGAGCCGAGCATTGGGTTGTTGTTAGAGGTGAAGCGGAAGTTACGCGAGGTAATAATTCGATGACATTGGGGCCTGACCAGTCGGTTTACATTCCAATTGGTGAGGTGCACAGGCTGGAAAATAAAAGTGATCAGGCATTGCATCTTATTGAAGTGCAGACCGGGGAGTATGTCGGTGAGGATGATATTGAGCGGTTAGAAGATATTTACGGCCGAAGCTGA